In a genomic window of Gloeocapsopsis dulcis:
- a CDS encoding ABC transporter substrate-binding protein translates to MIHQTKHWFQWVSQVVVILILLIGCGLSISGCEVIPNNQANNATKITFWHGVNPPSNRDVLQKLVDQFNREHPDIQVESLYVGQAEQQLPKILAAVVGNAPPDLLWFNATLTGQLVELDAIRPIEDWLTALPVKNQLDPALWESMEYQGHIWSVPFGTNNSGVFYRPSLFQAAGITKLPETWEELRQVARQLTRDTDGDKRIDQHGIFLPLGKGEFAVFLWLPFMWSAGGELVADTQQAAAVDLANNQGAIAALQFWQDLIADGSAVLSLPERGFETDDFLAGKVAMQLTGPWTLGQLKSTGVDFGVFPIPVDKRPATGIGGENLFVFKSTPQREQAALQFTEFVLSEQFQTQWAIGTGYLPVNLKARESSQYKAFAAEQPAVQVFLDQAQYGRSRPIFPGYSRVSENIGRALEAVLLRKSSPTEALQAAQQRLNLIFQ, encoded by the coding sequence ATGATACACCAAACCAAGCATTGGTTTCAATGGGTTTCTCAAGTAGTAGTAATACTAATTTTACTCATTGGATGCGGGTTATCAATATCGGGGTGTGAAGTAATACCCAACAACCAAGCAAACAATGCAACTAAAATAACGTTTTGGCATGGTGTCAATCCGCCATCAAATCGCGATGTGTTACAAAAATTGGTCGATCAGTTTAACCGCGAACATCCAGATATTCAAGTAGAGTCACTCTATGTTGGACAAGCTGAACAGCAGTTACCCAAAATTTTGGCTGCAGTAGTAGGCAATGCACCACCAGATTTATTATGGTTCAACGCTACATTAACCGGTCAACTTGTGGAACTTGATGCAATTCGCCCCATCGAAGACTGGCTAACAGCATTACCTGTCAAGAATCAACTCGATCCAGCATTATGGGAATCGATGGAGTATCAAGGACACATTTGGTCAGTACCTTTTGGCACAAACAATTCAGGAGTTTTTTATCGTCCGAGTTTATTTCAAGCTGCGGGAATTACGAAATTACCTGAAACTTGGGAGGAATTGCGCCAAGTTGCGCGTCAGTTGACTCGCGATACCGACGGTGACAAGCGTATCGATCAACACGGGATATTTTTACCTTTAGGTAAAGGCGAATTTGCAGTATTTTTGTGGCTACCGTTTATGTGGAGTGCGGGTGGCGAGTTAGTCGCGGATACTCAACAAGCAGCAGCAGTTGATTTAGCTAACAATCAAGGTGCGATCGCCGCTTTACAATTCTGGCAGGATCTAATCGCAGACGGTTCCGCTGTGTTGTCGTTACCCGAACGCGGTTTTGAAACCGATGACTTTCTTGCTGGTAAAGTCGCAATGCAACTCACAGGACCTTGGACGCTGGGACAATTAAAAAGTACTGGTGTCGATTTTGGTGTGTTTCCCATTCCAGTTGACAAGCGCCCAGCTACCGGAATTGGTGGTGAAAATTTATTCGTATTTAAATCAACACCACAACGCGAACAAGCCGCACTTCAGTTTACCGAATTTGTCTTAAGCGAACAATTTCAAACTCAATGGGCAATTGGTACAGGTTATTTACCAGTAAATCTCAAAGCGCGAGAAAGTTCTCAATACAAAGCGTTTGCGGCGGAACAGCCAGCGGTGCAAGTATTTTTAGATCAAGCACAGTATGGGCGATCGCGTCCCATTTTTCCTGGGTACAGTCGCGTCTCAGAAAATATCGGTCGGGCGCTAGAAGCAGTGTTACTACGTAAAAGTTCGCCTACTGAGGCATTACAAGCAGCCCAGCAGCGATTAAACTTGATTTTTCAATAG
- a CDS encoding glucokinase, whose amino-acid sequence MKLLLAGDIGGTKTILRLVQQPEIGEIQTLYEERYSSRNYPDLVPIVRQFLATAAEKTGKNTTPQKACFAIAGPVVNNTVKLTNLAWILDSQRLEQELNIAPISLINDFAAVSYGVLGLKEEDLYTLQAGKPQPLAPVAVLGAGTGLGQGFLIKKGEEFDVFASEGGHADFAPRSELEFLLLKYLLDKHDIQRVSVERVVSGLGIIAIYQFLRDRSYATESSDIAQIVSTWEKEAGSEKSVDPAAAISTAALEGRDRLSEQTLQMFIEAYGAEAGNLALKFLPYNGLYIAGGIAPKILPLLLEGSFLHVFTNKGRMRSILENVPVYIVLNPQVGLIGAALYAAKL is encoded by the coding sequence ATGAAATTACTATTAGCGGGCGATATTGGTGGAACTAAAACGATTTTGCGCTTAGTGCAGCAGCCAGAAATAGGCGAGATCCAAACGCTGTATGAAGAACGCTATAGTAGCCGCAATTACCCAGATTTAGTACCAATTGTCCGGCAATTTCTCGCAACCGCAGCAGAGAAAACGGGTAAAAACACAACTCCACAAAAAGCGTGTTTTGCGATCGCAGGTCCTGTTGTCAACAATACTGTGAAACTGACAAATCTTGCCTGGATTCTCGACTCACAACGTTTAGAACAAGAATTAAATATTGCACCAATTTCGTTGATTAATGATTTTGCCGCAGTTAGCTATGGCGTTTTGGGATTGAAGGAAGAAGATTTATATACTCTGCAAGCAGGTAAACCGCAACCATTAGCCCCAGTTGCAGTACTTGGTGCAGGAACTGGCTTAGGACAAGGATTTTTGATCAAAAAGGGAGAAGAATTTGATGTGTTTGCGTCAGAAGGCGGACATGCAGACTTTGCGCCACGTTCCGAGTTAGAATTTTTACTCTTAAAGTATCTCCTTGATAAGCACGATATTCAAAGAGTTTCGGTTGAGCGCGTTGTTTCAGGTTTAGGGATTATTGCCATTTATCAGTTTTTGCGCGATCGCTCTTATGCTACAGAATCTTCTGATATTGCTCAAATTGTGAGTACTTGGGAAAAAGAAGCAGGAAGCGAAAAGAGTGTCGATCCGGCAGCAGCGATTTCGACAGCTGCACTGGAAGGGCGCGATCGCCTCAGCGAACAAACGTTACAAATGTTTATCGAAGCCTACGGCGCGGAAGCTGGAAATCTTGCCTTGAAATTTCTGCCTTACAATGGACTTTATATTGCGGGTGGCATTGCGCCTAAAATTTTACCACTGCTTCTAGAAGGTAGCTTTCTCCATGTTTTTACCAACAAAGGGCGGATGCGTTCAATTTTAGAAAATGTACCAGTTTATATCGTTCTTAATCCGCAAGTGGGATTGATCGGTGCAGCTTTGTATGCAGCTAAACTATAA
- a CDS encoding histidine phosphatase family protein, with the protein MSQIVWIARHGNRIDFVNPEWFNTAERRFDPPLSDDGVIQAYQLGQRLQAENIAHIFASPFLRTVQTANQIAEALDLPIKLEAGLSEWLNPAWFPEMPEKLSIEALTELYPRIDLSYTSRIVPQYPETHAEMLVRAGKTATILADEFFSEDILLVGHGASVLGGAVGLVGTIAKDQVKASLCCLVKVVRQEPDWLLELAGDTSHLSEVEEVIRFN; encoded by the coding sequence ATGAGTCAAATTGTCTGGATCGCGCGACACGGAAACCGCATTGACTTTGTTAACCCAGAATGGTTCAACACCGCCGAAAGACGCTTCGATCCACCGCTTTCGGATGATGGGGTGATACAAGCTTATCAACTAGGACAACGTTTGCAAGCGGAAAACATTGCCCATATTTTTGCTTCTCCATTCTTACGCACAGTGCAAACAGCAAACCAAATTGCTGAAGCTTTAGATTTACCGATCAAACTAGAGGCAGGCTTGAGTGAATGGTTAAATCCTGCTTGGTTTCCAGAAATGCCAGAGAAACTGTCAATTGAGGCATTAACTGAACTCTACCCGCGAATTGATCTTAGCTATACTTCGCGCATTGTTCCACAATATCCTGAAACTCACGCCGAAATGCTAGTCCGCGCTGGTAAAACCGCAACAATTCTAGCTGATGAGTTCTTCTCAGAAGATATTTTATTGGTAGGACATGGCGCATCAGTATTAGGTGGTGCTGTCGGGCTTGTAGGTACAATTGCTAAAGATCAAGTAAAAGCATCTTTGTGCTGCTTAGTCAAAGTTGTGCGTCAAGAACCAGACTGGTTACTTGAATTAGCTGGAGACACATCTCACTTAAGCGAAGTTGAAGAAGTCATTCGGTTTAACTAA
- a CDS encoding SAM-dependent methyltransferase, with translation MGFQLENVVPWGRSLPEYIKMFGLTLDDFKLRILDCAGGPASFNAEMTKRGYSVVSCDPIYQFTDTEIAQRIQETYPVILKGVQETRDRLVWQDIESPEQLGEIRMAAMRQFLDDFPAGVAAGRYITAELPNLPFDSGKFDLALCAHLLFTYSEQFSLEFHLKSVLELCRVAKEVRIFPLLVNFSNDVSPWLEPVMNHLQNQGYTTEIKQVAYEFQKGGNQLLRVYTS, from the coding sequence GTGGGTTTTCAATTAGAGAATGTTGTTCCTTGGGGACGGTCTTTACCAGAATATATTAAGATGTTTGGTTTAACGCTTGATGACTTTAAATTAAGAATTCTTGATTGTGCTGGTGGTCCTGCAAGTTTTAATGCAGAGATGACAAAAAGGGGTTATAGTGTCGTTTCTTGTGACCCAATTTATCAGTTTACTGATACAGAAATTGCCCAACGTATCCAAGAAACTTATCCAGTGATTCTCAAGGGCGTTCAGGAAACTCGCGATCGTCTAGTATGGCAGGATATTGAGTCGCCAGAACAATTAGGAGAAATTAGAATGGCGGCGATGCGTCAGTTTCTTGATGACTTTCCTGCAGGAGTTGCAGCAGGGCGATACATTACGGCTGAGTTACCAAATTTACCTTTTGATTCAGGGAAATTTGATTTAGCTTTGTGCGCGCATTTGTTGTTTACTTATTCAGAGCAATTTTCGCTAGAGTTTCATCTCAAATCAGTCCTAGAATTATGCCGAGTAGCGAAAGAAGTTCGCATTTTTCCCCTACTTGTTAATTTCTCGAATGATGTTTCTCCTTGGCTAGAACCTGTGATGAATCATCTCCAAAATCAGGGCTATACAACAGAAATTAAGCAAGTTGCATACGAATTTCAAAAAGGCGGAAATCAGCTACTACGTGTTTATACCAGTTAA
- a CDS encoding transglycosylase SLT domain-containing protein, with protein sequence MLQRWKNRVPLAAGAGLCAMLVGIAVLAAKTSDWLQLPREHALQMSLEHPKSSVLPLVSLSPAVRMVQLSAIAQLPLSQNRNRARYLLASDYLLNQQAEPALQLLEGLDRDYPILAAPIIYKRAQAYEILGDTANAQATYQELLQRYSTHPVAVEALYVLGTPPQYWQNAIAQFPSHPRTLEIARLLLQQNPNQPQLMLLLAKHAYEQPGVVAVLDQLVSQYSGQLQPQDWEAIAIAYWENQVYSKAAAAYRQAPRTALNVYRIGRSFQLSNKRTEAIAAYQQFLREFPAAPESGTALLNLAQITQNSQQRTTYLDQIVKQFPQQAGEALAQKATILDNLGNKTSATQTRQLLLDKYGDSDAAVEYRWRMALQKAANQDYQAAWQWAQPIPTSNPKNILAPRAGFWIGKWALQLEKQQEAKAAFEYVLSQFPQSYYAWRSATMLGLDVGNFNTVRQLNFEITPPQRTVLPAGSDTLKELYQLGQNTDAWALWRTEFQNYHQPTVSEQFTDGLLRTAIGQHLKGINLVSTLEDRESPQDQTEYQALRQELTYWQARYPFPFFQEITTWSQKRQLNPFLVTALIRQESRFEPKIRSVAGAVGLMQVMPSTGEWIAQKIDLKEYNKENPQDNMRLGTWYLDYTHEQYDDNSMLAIASYNAGPGNVAKWLRTLNTRDPDEFVEAIPFEETRGYVRQVFGNYWNYLRLYNPEVAQLVANSARQQTYLPQPPK encoded by the coding sequence ATGTTGCAGCGTTGGAAAAACCGAGTCCCCCTAGCTGCTGGCGCAGGATTATGTGCCATGCTTGTTGGGATAGCAGTGTTAGCCGCCAAGACTAGCGATTGGTTGCAGTTGCCACGAGAACATGCACTGCAAATGAGTTTAGAGCATCCAAAATCTTCGGTTCTTCCGTTAGTATCACTATCGCCTGCAGTACGAATGGTACAACTAAGTGCGATCGCGCAGTTACCGCTATCTCAAAATCGCAATCGCGCCCGTTATCTGTTAGCAAGTGACTATCTGCTAAATCAGCAAGCTGAACCTGCGCTGCAACTTCTAGAAGGGTTGGATCGGGATTACCCTATATTAGCCGCACCGATTATTTACAAACGCGCTCAAGCTTACGAAATTCTGGGCGACACCGCAAACGCACAAGCAACATATCAAGAATTACTGCAACGATATTCCACGCATCCGGTTGCAGTCGAAGCATTGTATGTCTTGGGAACACCACCACAGTATTGGCAAAATGCGATCGCACAATTTCCCTCGCACCCCCGCACGCTAGAAATTGCCCGTTTGTTACTGCAACAAAATCCTAATCAACCACAGTTGATGCTATTGCTGGCAAAACACGCTTATGAACAACCAGGAGTTGTTGCTGTGTTAGATCAACTCGTCAGTCAATATTCCGGACAGTTACAGCCGCAAGATTGGGAAGCGATCGCCATCGCCTACTGGGAAAATCAAGTTTACTCAAAAGCTGCAGCAGCTTATCGACAAGCACCGCGCACAGCTTTGAATGTCTATCGCATCGGTCGGAGTTTTCAACTCAGTAACAAGCGTACTGAAGCGATCGCCGCGTATCAACAATTTCTGCGGGAGTTTCCGGCTGCCCCAGAAAGCGGTACAGCTTTATTAAATTTGGCACAGATTACGCAGAATTCACAACAGAGAACGACATATCTCGATCAAATTGTCAAGCAATTTCCCCAACAAGCAGGGGAAGCCTTAGCCCAAAAAGCGACGATTCTCGACAACTTGGGTAATAAAACATCCGCTACGCAAACGCGACAACTGCTATTAGACAAGTACGGTGATTCAGATGCCGCAGTCGAGTATCGCTGGAGAATGGCACTCCAAAAAGCCGCGAATCAAGATTATCAAGCCGCATGGCAATGGGCGCAACCAATTCCTACAAGTAACCCCAAAAATATTTTGGCTCCTCGCGCTGGGTTTTGGATTGGAAAATGGGCGCTGCAATTAGAAAAACAACAAGAAGCGAAAGCTGCGTTTGAATATGTCCTAAGTCAATTTCCCCAATCGTATTATGCTTGGCGATCGGCAACCATGTTAGGGTTAGATGTCGGTAACTTTAACACTGTTCGTCAACTCAATTTTGAGATTACACCACCGCAACGTACTGTACTGCCAGCAGGATCGGATACCTTAAAAGAACTCTATCAATTAGGGCAAAATACCGATGCTTGGGCGCTGTGGCGCACAGAATTTCAAAATTATCACCAACCTACTGTATCTGAGCAATTTACTGATGGATTGCTGCGAACTGCGATTGGGCAGCATTTAAAAGGAATTAATTTAGTCTCTACTTTAGAAGATCGTGAATCTCCTCAAGATCAAACTGAGTATCAAGCACTGCGACAAGAGTTAACCTATTGGCAAGCACGTTATCCGTTCCCCTTCTTCCAAGAAATCACAACTTGGTCGCAAAAGCGTCAACTTAATCCGTTCTTAGTGACAGCACTCATTCGTCAAGAGTCGCGCTTTGAGCCAAAAATCCGTTCCGTTGCGGGTGCAGTAGGGTTAATGCAAGTGATGCCGAGTACGGGAGAATGGATTGCACAAAAGATTGACTTGAAGGAGTACAACAAAGAGAATCCCCAAGATAATATGCGTTTGGGTACTTGGTATTTAGATTACACACACGAACAGTATGATGATAATTCGATGCTGGCGATCGCTAGTTACAATGCAGGTCCAGGAAATGTTGCTAAGTGGTTAAGAACTCTAAATACTAGAGATCCTGATGAATTTGTAGAAGCGATTCCTTTTGAAGAAACTAGAGGTTACGTCAGACAGGTATTTGGTAATTACTGGAATTATTTGCGACTGTATAACCCAGAAGTTGCCCAGTTAGTTGCAAACTCTGCGCGTCAACAGACTTATCTACCGCAACCACCCAAATAA
- a CDS encoding PIN domain-containing protein — protein MRVLVDTNIILDALSLREPFFVDAKALLKAIESKQVQGYITATTLTDIFYIARKNKGIAVARQDVAELLVLMQVCTVDRSILEAAISSQIPDFEDAIQLACAISENLDAIITRDTQGFAGSELPVLSAGTLLARLSSLQ, from the coding sequence ATGCGTGTTTTAGTAGATACAAATATCATTCTAGATGCTCTATCACTGCGCGAACCTTTTTTTGTAGATGCTAAAGCTTTATTGAAGGCTATTGAATCCAAGCAGGTGCAAGGCTACATTACAGCAACAACTTTAACTGATATTTTTTACATCGCTAGAAAAAATAAAGGCATTGCAGTAGCAAGACAAGATGTAGCTGAATTACTAGTACTGATGCAAGTTTGTACCGTAGATCGGAGTATTTTAGAAGCTGCCATATCATCCCAGATACCTGATTTTGAGGATGCAATTCAGCTAGCTTGTGCAATATCAGAGAATCTAGATGCTATTATTACGCGTGATACTCAAGGTTTTGCAGGCAGTGAGTTACCAGTTTTGTCAGCAGGAACACTTCTAGCGCGTTTGTCTTCGCTACAGTAA
- a CDS encoding type II toxin-antitoxin system HicB family antitoxin, producing the protein MLTNYIQAAMHQATYELLGDGTFYGEIPGFQGVWANATTLEACREELQSALEDWILVRISDRLVLPVIDEIDLNVQPQEVA; encoded by the coding sequence ATGCTAACTAACTACATTCAAGCTGCAATGCACCAAGCAACCTACGAACTGCTAGGTGATGGCACTTTCTACGGAGAAATCCCTGGCTTTCAAGGTGTGTGGGCTAATGCTACAACTTTAGAAGCCTGCCGAGAAGAGTTGCAATCAGCCTTAGAAGATTGGATACTCGTGAGGATTAGCGATCGCCTAGTATTACCCGTTATCGATGAAATCGATCTCAACGTACAACCGCAAGAGGTTGCCTAA
- a CDS encoding ABC transporter substrate-binding protein yields the protein MTVTLSGWSNLQEKQLLQQVLNEFEAAHPKIKVKYDAIADEYMDVLKTRLIGDTAADVFYFDALEAPGIIEPGVLELLDDYVTPEFDIADFQPALLAAFQQDGKTYGFPKDFSTLVLFYNKQAFAEAGLSQPPHTWEELREYAKKLTVDRNNDGRIDRYGFGVTPELARQYFVIKAFGGELINTLEQATFASPESLQGLQLIVDQYRQDQSSAQPSDAGTTSGGEIFGQGKAAMVIEGSWLIPYLDDTFPKLEYATAEVPTIAGKKGTMAYTVAYVMNKKSQHKQDAWQLISYLTGKEGMTAWTSTGIALPTRKSVTQKLSYDQKPLYAPFIAGAEYATVWQAGKNLPTIMNNFNNQFISAMLGEQPLAVAMQKAQDTANREIELMQ from the coding sequence GTGACTGTAACGCTGAGTGGGTGGAGCAATTTACAGGAAAAACAACTTTTGCAACAAGTATTAAATGAGTTTGAAGCGGCGCACCCTAAGATTAAGGTTAAATATGATGCGATCGCAGATGAGTACATGGATGTATTGAAGACTCGTTTAATTGGCGATACCGCAGCAGATGTTTTTTATTTTGATGCTTTAGAAGCACCAGGAATCATCGAACCAGGGGTATTAGAACTACTTGATGATTATGTTACGCCGGAATTTGATATCGCCGATTTTCAACCGGCACTTCTTGCTGCTTTTCAACAAGATGGTAAAACTTATGGTTTTCCTAAAGACTTTTCTACTCTTGTTTTGTTTTACAATAAACAAGCCTTTGCTGAAGCTGGCTTGTCGCAACCACCGCACACTTGGGAAGAACTAAGAGAATACGCTAAAAAACTAACTGTTGATCGAAATAACGATGGTAGAATTGACCGTTATGGGTTTGGCGTAACGCCAGAACTTGCGCGGCAATACTTTGTGATTAAAGCTTTTGGTGGTGAGCTAATTAATACATTAGAACAAGCTACATTTGCTTCACCAGAAAGTTTGCAAGGTTTACAATTAATTGTCGATCAGTATCGTCAAGATCAATCATCGGCTCAACCTTCTGATGCTGGTACCACGTCAGGTGGTGAAATTTTTGGTCAAGGTAAAGCTGCAATGGTTATTGAAGGATCGTGGTTAATTCCTTATTTAGATGATACTTTTCCAAAGCTTGAATATGCGACAGCCGAAGTACCAACAATTGCTGGAAAAAAAGGCACAATGGCTTATACCGTTGCTTATGTCATGAATAAGAAATCACAGCATAAACAAGATGCATGGCAGTTAATTTCTTATTTAACAGGAAAAGAAGGGATGACAGCATGGACAAGTACAGGAATTGCTTTACCAACTCGTAAATCTGTAACACAAAAGCTTAGTTACGATCAAAAACCATTATATGCACCGTTTATTGCAGGTGCAGAGTACGCCACAGTATGGCAAGCTGGTAAAAATTTACCAACTATTATGAATAATTTTAATAATCAATTTATTAGTGCTATGTTAGGGGAACAACCATTAGCAGTTGCTATGCAAAAGGCTCAAGATACTGCAAATCGAGAAATTGAATTAATGCAGTAA
- a CDS encoding class I fructose-bisphosphate aldolase, with translation MSNYAVEMKQTAQAMVASGKGILAMDESNGTCNKRFEKLGIPATEERRRAYRELILTTPGLSEFISGAILYDETIRQSTQAGVSFIKVMQDAGMIPGIKVDTGAKDLAGHPHEKVTEGLDGLRDRIAEYYKMGARFAKWRAVITIGEDIPSRACIEANAHALARYAALCQEGGLVPIVEPEVLIDGNHTIERCYEVTDETLHAVFAQLYRQGVAYNQMILKPSMVISGLACPIQAPAEQVAEMTIQCLLKNVRVNVPGVAFLSGGQSHQQASEHLNIMNAKYRSHCPWQITFSYARAIQQPALETWRGNDANVAQAQQQLLHRAKCNSAASLGQYRAQMEQQLAPV, from the coding sequence ATGAGTAACTATGCAGTAGAAATGAAACAAACGGCTCAGGCGATGGTAGCTTCTGGTAAGGGCATCCTCGCAATGGATGAAAGCAATGGCACATGTAACAAGCGCTTTGAAAAACTAGGCATCCCCGCTACAGAAGAGCGCCGGCGGGCATATCGCGAGTTAATTCTGACGACTCCTGGACTGAGTGAATTTATTAGTGGTGCTATTTTGTACGATGAGACAATTCGCCAATCAACTCAAGCGGGAGTATCTTTTATTAAGGTAATGCAGGATGCAGGGATGATTCCTGGCATCAAGGTAGATACCGGTGCGAAAGATTTAGCAGGACATCCGCATGAGAAAGTCACAGAAGGACTTGATGGATTGCGCGATCGCATTGCAGAGTATTACAAGATGGGTGCTCGCTTTGCTAAATGGCGTGCAGTTATAACGATTGGAGAGGACATTCCTAGTCGTGCTTGTATTGAAGCTAATGCCCATGCTCTGGCTCGTTACGCTGCTTTGTGCCAAGAGGGAGGATTAGTACCGATTGTAGAGCCGGAAGTTTTGATTGATGGCAATCATACTATCGAACGCTGCTACGAAGTTACTGATGAAACACTACACGCGGTGTTTGCGCAGTTATATCGCCAGGGTGTCGCCTACAACCAAATGATTCTTAAGCCGAGTATGGTTATTTCGGGTTTAGCGTGTCCGATTCAAGCACCCGCAGAACAAGTAGCAGAAATGACAATTCAGTGCTTGCTGAAGAACGTTCGTGTAAACGTGCCTGGTGTCGCTTTTCTCTCTGGTGGACAAAGTCATCAACAGGCGAGTGAGCATCTCAATATTATGAACGCCAAATACAGATCGCATTGTCCGTGGCAAATTACCTTCTCCTATGCACGCGCTATTCAACAGCCTGCACTGGAAACCTGGCGTGGTAACGATGCGAATGTAGCTCAGGCACAGCAACAACTACTACATCGAGCCAAGTGTAACAGCGCAGCAAGTTTAGGACAATACCGCGCACAGATGGAACAACAACTTGCACCAGTGTAA
- a CDS encoding type II toxin-antitoxin system HicA family toxin has translation MPPFGSIKRRDLIRYLRELGFNGPTSRGKHQHMKRGNITLTIPNPHQGDISKELLAKILRQAGINREEWEKL, from the coding sequence ATGCCACCTTTTGGATCAATTAAACGCAGAGACTTAATTCGATACTTACGCGAGTTAGGGTTTAATGGTCCAACATCACGAGGCAAGCACCAGCACATGAAAAGAGGTAATATTACTCTTACTATCCCCAATCCTCATCAGGGCGATATTAGCAAAGAGCTACTCGCCAAAATCTTACGACAGGCTGGAATTAATCGGGAGGAATGGGAAAAACTTTAG
- a CDS encoding metal-sensing transcriptional repressor produces MNRSHRLAEDKLSIPREEHSHSHDNHNVGDRLGDSSAHPHVHSEESLRSIVNRLSRIEGHIRGVKTMVQESRPCPEVLVQIAAVRGALDRVARMVLDAHLSECITRAAQEGNIEVEMAELKAALDRFLP; encoded by the coding sequence ATGAATCGTTCTCATCGATTAGCAGAAGATAAATTGTCTATCCCCAGGGAGGAACATTCCCATAGCCACGACAATCACAACGTAGGCGATCGCCTTGGGGATTCGTCGGCGCATCCTCACGTCCACAGCGAGGAATCACTCAGAAGCATTGTTAATCGCTTATCGCGTATTGAAGGACATATTCGCGGCGTCAAAACTATGGTACAGGAGAGTCGCCCCTGTCCAGAAGTACTAGTTCAAATTGCTGCAGTACGCGGTGCGTTAGATCGAGTCGCACGAATGGTTTTAGACGCGCATTTGAGCGAGTGTATCACAAGAGCCGCTCAAGAAGGGAACATCGAAGTAGAAATGGCAGAGTTAAAAGCAGCTTTAGATCGATTTTTGCCCTAG
- the larE gene encoding ATP-dependent sacrificial sulfur transferase LarE yields the protein MLEKKLAQLQALFQEMEQALIAYSGGVDSTLVAKMAFDVLGDRALAITAVSPSLLPEELEDAKIQAVQIGITHQVIQTHEMDNPNYTANPVNRCYFCKSELHDTLKPLAQQMGYPYIVDGVNADDLRDYRPGIQAAKERGVRSPLAEVGVTKAEVRQMSQHLGLPWWDKPAQPCLSSRFPYGEEITVAKLQRVGRAEMYLRKLGLQNLRVRSEGDTARIELLPEKIKEFVLTTDLQTLVAAFQEFGFVYVTLDLEGYRSGKLNQVLPQVMTSV from the coding sequence ATGTTAGAGAAAAAACTAGCGCAACTACAAGCGTTATTTCAAGAGATGGAACAGGCTTTAATTGCCTACTCTGGGGGAGTTGATAGTACCTTAGTTGCTAAGATGGCTTTTGATGTTTTAGGCGATCGCGCTTTGGCAATCACAGCGGTATCTCCATCACTATTACCTGAAGAGTTAGAAGATGCCAAAATTCAAGCTGTACAAATTGGGATTACGCATCAAGTCATCCAAACCCATGAAATGGATAATCCTAACTACACGGCGAATCCAGTCAATCGCTGCTACTTCTGCAAAAGTGAATTACACGACACGCTCAAACCGCTAGCACAACAAATGGGTTATCCCTACATTGTGGATGGTGTGAATGCTGATGACTTACGCGATTATCGCCCAGGAATTCAAGCGGCAAAAGAACGCGGGGTGCGATCGCCGTTAGCTGAAGTTGGCGTGACTAAAGCTGAAGTTCGTCAAATGTCGCAACACTTAGGCTTACCATGGTGGGATAAACCTGCACAACCTTGTTTAAGTTCGCGTTTTCCTTACGGCGAAGAGATTACTGTGGCTAAGTTGCAACGCGTGGGAAGGGCAGAGATGTATCTGCGTAAGCTGGGTTTGCAAAATCTCCGCGTTCGTTCTGAGGGCGATACGGCACGCATTGAGCTACTACCAGAGAAGATTAAGGAGTTTGTCTTAACAACCGATTTGCAGACGCTCGTAGCGGCGTTTCAGGAGTTTGGCTTTGTGTATGTCACGTTAGATTTGGAGGGCTATCGTAGCGGTAAGCTAAATCAAGTTTTGCCGCAGGTGATGACTTCGGTATAA